TGCCGCTGCCCGCCGTCATCCACTGGCAACCGCCGTCCACAATGCTTCCGGCATTGCCGAGGCTGTCTTCATGATCTATGCGGCCCCGCATAAGGTAGGTAAAGGTTTCAATGCCCCGGTGCGGATGGGTGGGAAAGCCCTTGGTGTAATCGTCAGGATTTTCAGAATCAAAGGCGTCCAGCATAAGAAAAGGATCAAAATCGCGTACTGTGGGTGAACCAAGTACGCGCACAAGGTGTACGCCTGCGCCGTCAATGGCCTTTCGGCCCGTGACCAGCTCGGCAATGGCTCGCTTTTTCATGGTAACTCCTTTGGGCAGGCTTGCTCGGATGTGAAAAGCTTGCCGATACAGACGGAATGCTGTACCTGAAAAGGCATGCTTCCGCCTTTATGGCCTGCAAGTCCTGCTTCGCTTTTTCAGCAAAGCAGAAAACAGCGCCGGGAGCAACCGCCCGCAGTGCATTGTGTCGCAAAATAGCTTTTACAGGCGTCCATCGCCAGCCCGAAAACATGCCTACCCCTTTTTCACTCCCGGTCCTGCTGCTCGTGTTCGCCATCCTCTGCCCCGTGACGGGATCAGCGAATGATGCCGCCGACAACCGCGCCACGCCCGAACAACAAGCTGACGCGCCAGCCGAAACCGTTGCAAAAACCCTTGCCCCGTCGCCCGGACCCGAACCGGGCCATACTGAGGAACAGGCCTCCAACAAAGAGCGGGCCGAAAAAACGCTTCAGCAACAGGCGGGAGGCAACAGCGAGGCCATTGATGCGAACAGCGCCACGCCGCCAGAGACACCCGCCGAGGCCCTGCCGCCCACGCTGCACCCGCAAGAACTGCCGCCGCTCAAAGAAATGATAACGTCTGGCTTTGGCCCGCGCCGCATGCCCACATGGCTGAGCCGCCGTGGCATGGTGGTGCGGGACCACACCGGCATCGACCTGCGCGCCCACCAGAACTGGCCGGTAGTGGCCTTTCGCGGCGGCACGGTCATCCTCGCGGGCAATGACGGAATGTCGGGCATTGTGGTGGACATCCGCCAGGATGACGGCATGACGGCGCGTTACGCCCATTTGGGAAAAACGCTGGTGCGCAAAGGGCAGGAGGTAACGCAGGGGACGCCCGTGGGGTTGGTGGGCTGCACAGGCCGCACAACCGGCGCTCATCTGCACTTCGGCCTGCGGGACGCTTCGGGCAAGCTTGTGGACCCGCTGCCCTTCCTCAGCAGGGGCGAAGACCTTTTGCGCCCGGCCCCGGAAGACATACCGGATCAACTCACGCCGCAAACCTGCGGCCCAGTGACGCGGGGGCCTGACGGCCGCCCGGCGCGGGCGGGGCGCAGCCTCAAGGATCTCAAGGCGCTTGAAAATTTTGCTCCGCCGCCCATCCCCCTCTGGAAGGAACGGCGCTGACAGCCAGTTGTGCAACAGCTCTTTGGCTTATGGGGTTACGGCCTGGCGCAGTTCGGTCTGCGAAATTCGGTCCGGCGCGCTATGCCCGAAGCAGTTCGGCCCGGAGCGGTTCGGCCCGGCGCATTATGCCCGGGCGTTTCTTCTGCCCCTTTTTCGCGCCGCACCTGGGCGTTGCGAGTTTTGCCTGTGGGCGGTCAGCAGTGCCAGACCGAGCGTGAGCAGCATCTGCCCGGCAAACAGCGTGGGATCACGGTCCATAACGGCGGCCCCGCATACGAGCGCCGCCCCCGCCGCCATAAGAAGTCTGCGCCGAAAATACAGGCCCAGAGCCTGAACGCTGATTCCCAAAACCAGCATCAGGCCCCAGGCCCATAAAAAAGCAGCGTCGGAAGACAGCCAGTACACCTGCGGCTGATCCGCCAACAGCAGCCCTGCGGCAGAAACGCCACCACCGCTGCCGTGAAGCAGTTTTTCAGCGGCGTCGGCCATAACAGGGCTGTCCGGCACAGGCTATTCCCACACCAGGGCGCACCATTCCCCGTCCAGAACGCGGCGGGGCTTGGGCAGGCACTGGGCCGTATAGGCTTCTTCCACGCTGTCGGCCTGAATCTCCAGCAGCCCAGAAAGGATAAGGCATGCGCCGGGCTTGCAGGCGCGCACGATCAGCGGCGCAAGCTCGATCAGCGGGCGGGCCAGAATATTGGCCAGCACGAGATCATAGGTTTTGCCCGGCACGGCATCTATGCTGCCCTGCCGCACTTCAAAGTCTTCCACATGATTGAGCACGCGGTTTTCCAGAGCGTTTTCCACCGCGAGGACATCAATGTCGAGTCCTTCGCCCTTGAGCCCGCTTTTGCAGCAGGCAATGCCAAGCACGCCGGAGCCTGTACCCAGGTCCAGAAAAGTTTCGCCCGGCGACACGCGCCCGGCGTCGAGCAGGTCGCTCAGCACCATAAGGCACAGGGCTGTGGTCGCATGATGCCCCGTGCCGAAAGCGCTTTTGGGTTCAATAAGCACTTTTGTGCGGTCAGGAAAGTCCTCACTGTCGGCCAGCCAGGGGGGCAAGACCACAAAGCGCCTGCCGCAGGGCACGGGCGTGAAAAACTGCCGCCAGGCAGCCAGCCAATCCTGCGCTTCAAGCTCGTGGACAGTACATTTTGCGCCGGGAATGCGCCCTTCGATGACGCTGCGCAAACCCGCAATGAAGTCGGCATTCTCGCAATGCACGCGAAAGCGGCTTTCGCCCGTGGGCAAGCTTTCTTCTTCCCACCCAAAGGACACTTCAAGGGTCAGAAGGCCCACGGCAAGGTCATAGGCATCTTCGCCCACAATTATCTCAAGCTGAAAAATAGTGTTCATGCTCCATCTCTGTTTTGCTGTGACAGGTCGAAAATCCCTTTCACCATGCCAGATTTTGCCTTTGCGGTCGAGTGCGTCCTGTCGGTGCGGCCCGGAATCCGGGCGACGCGCCTGCCTGATGCATGGCCCGATGCATGGCCCCATTCCTGGCCTCGCGCAACCATCTGTCGCGGAATCACATGCCGTATTGCCATGCAGGGCAATTCCGAGTAAAAAAATGGATTGCAAGCCCGCTGTAATCCGCCTTTTTCCAGAGCACTTTCACCTTGAAACGCCTCTGGGGACTGCGGGATCAGGCGCTCGCCGTAAAGGCGCAAGCGCAGCTTGAGCCTGTGCCCGCAAGGCTTGCCTGAACCGTTGACGGAACCGTCTTCCGGGGCAGGACAGCCTTGCCACGGATGCAGCACCGCTAGTTATCTGCACTGTT
This DNA window, taken from Desulfovibrio sp. 86, encodes the following:
- a CDS encoding M23 family metallopeptidase, with amino-acid sequence MPTPFSLPVLLLVFAILCPVTGSANDAADNRATPEQQADAPAETVAKTLAPSPGPEPGHTEEQASNKERAEKTLQQQAGGNSEAIDANSATPPETPAEALPPTLHPQELPPLKEMITSGFGPRRMPTWLSRRGMVVRDHTGIDLRAHQNWPVVAFRGGTVILAGNDGMSGIVVDIRQDDGMTARYAHLGKTLVRKGQEVTQGTPVGLVGCTGRTTGAHLHFGLRDASGKLVDPLPFLSRGEDLLRPAPEDIPDQLTPQTCGPVTRGPDGRPARAGRSLKDLKALENFAPPPIPLWKERR
- a CDS encoding 50S ribosomal protein L11 methyltransferase — encoded protein: MNTIFQLEIIVGEDAYDLAVGLLTLEVSFGWEEESLPTGESRFRVHCENADFIAGLRSVIEGRIPGAKCTVHELEAQDWLAAWRQFFTPVPCGRRFVVLPPWLADSEDFPDRTKVLIEPKSAFGTGHHATTALCLMVLSDLLDAGRVSPGETFLDLGTGSGVLGIACCKSGLKGEGLDIDVLAVENALENRVLNHVEDFEVRQGSIDAVPGKTYDLVLANILARPLIELAPLIVRACKPGACLILSGLLEIQADSVEEAYTAQCLPKPRRVLDGEWCALVWE